The following coding sequences are from one Acipenser ruthenus chromosome 7, fAciRut3.2 maternal haplotype, whole genome shotgun sequence window:
- the LOC117415110 gene encoding THAP domain-containing protein 5-like isoform X1 translates to MPKYCTAPNCNNSAGQTSSDRKISFYKYPLHEPDRLKKWLANMKRDNWVPSKHQHLCNEHFTPSCFDLRWGIRYLTSDAVPTVFDASDCHAKRKSSCSQRPSIPDKRPKTSSKTETSVAPTEKTATGLLEANEPNTVQVYTIAIDPSMPGQPVLVDAAHLAQSVSSGAVQAVLPLQGVPLAVRQEGEAFPLTLFQRLPLLSSGIDSDQSEAVIIPETSLPDPDSSVVVTEISGFLQEVQEVIMSSEGTCAAAVPPTVQGEPLAIENVSIDTVVKPSPSLPEEEGSSLQIIAYFETIPNTTVVASELPGYPTPSPTALNTVLSSALTLPIVSTLPIVSNQSASPRSLVMTVEKVDGCDLEDTTIGKELEEHRYHKNTLSTEQLEAVIVGLQKKVKILQQRHRRHLEKLIAMDTIVQQLKKENLVSEQKLRLLEMAYLQTNAVVSEPGETVAIICEEDNGTYVYAIQQSEENQESLIKVVGEQ, encoded by the exons ATGCCTAAATATTGTACCGCTCCAAACTGCAACAATAGTGCGGGGCAAACCAGTTCTGACAGGAAAATCAGCTTTTACAA GTATCCACTACATGAGCCAGATCGCCTGAAGAAATGGCTGGCCAACATGAAGAGGGATAACTGGGTCCCGTCCAAACACCAGCACCTCTGCAATGAACACTTCACCCCGAGCTGCTTTGACCTCCGCTGGGGCATCCGCTACCTGACCAGCGATGCCGTGCCCACTGTCTTTGACGCGTCTGATTGCCACGCA AAAAGGAAATCAAGTTGCAGTCAACGACCGAGCATCCCGGACAAAAGACCAAAAACATCCAGCAAGACTGAGACCTCTGTGGCTCCCACAGAAAAGACAGCTACCGGGCTTTTGGAAGCAAACGAGCCAAATACAGTGCAAGTTTACACCATAGCAATAGACCCCAGCATGCCAGGTCAGCCTGTGCTAGTGGACGCTGCCCATTTAGCTCAGAGCGTCTCTTCGGGTGCTGTGCAGGCTGTTTTGCCTTTGCAGGGGGTCCCATTAGCTGTGAGACAAGAAGGGGAAGCATTCCCCTTGACGCTTTTTCAAAGACTGCCCTTATTGAGCAGCGGAATAGATTCTGACCAATCAGAGGCCGTTATCATTCCAGAAACGTCCCTCCCTGACCCTGACAGTTCGGTAGTGGTCACAGAAATTTCCGGTTTCCTCCAGGAGGTGCAAGAAGTGATTATGAGCTCGGAAGGGACCTGCGCAGCGGCAGTGCCCCCTACAGTTCAGGGTGAGCCTCTCGCTATTGAAAACGTTTCCATCGATACCGTAGTGAAGCCGTCTCCCAGTCTCCCGGAAGAGGAGGGATCCTCCCTGCAGATTATCGCCTATTTTGAGACCATTCCCAACACCACAGTCGTTGCATCAGAGCTGCCTGGCTACCCAACCCCCAGCCCCACAGCCCTGAACACTGTTCTGTCGTCCGCACTGACCCTCCCCATCGTCTCCACCCTGCCCATCGTGTCCAATCAGAGCGCGTCCCCGCGCTCCCTGGTGATGACCGTGGAGAAGGTGGACGGCTGTGACCTGGAGGACACGACCATCGGGAAGGAGCTGGAAGAGCACAG GTATCATAAGAACACGCTGAGCACAGAGCAGCTGGAGGCTGTCATCGTGGGGCTCCAGAAGAAGGTGAAGATCCTGCAGCAGCGGCATCGTCGGCACTTGGAGAAACTGATCGCTATGGACACTATCGTCCAGCAACTGAAGAAGGAGAACCTTGTGTCCGAGCAGAAACTCAGACTGCTGGAGATG GCTTATCTTCAGACGAACGCTGTCGTTTCTGAACCAGGGGAGACAGTGGCGATCATTTGTGAGGAAGACAACGGCACCTACGTTTACGCCATCCAGCAGTCCGAAGAAAACCAGGAGAGTCTGATCAAGGTCGTCGGAGAGCAGTAA
- the LOC117416070 gene encoding serine/threonine-protein phosphatase 5-like, translating into MAGAADCDSVKMAEAERSSEMLKEKANNYFKEKDYENAIKYYSEAVELNPDNAIYYGNRSLAYLRTECYGYALADATLALELDKNYIKGYYRRATSNMALGKFKAALKDYETVVKVRPNDKDAKLKYQECSKIVKQKAFERAIASDELKRSVVDSLDIESMTIEEDYSGPKLDEGGKITMKFMKEMMSWFKGQKKLHRKCAYQILVQVKDLLSKLPSLVEITIKETEKITICGDTHGQFYDLLNIFELNGLPSETNPYLFNGDFVDRGSFSVEVILTLFGFKLLFPDCFYLLRGNHETDNMNQMYGFEGEVKAKYTPQMFELFSEVFQWLPLAQSINGKVLVMHGGLFSEDGVTLDDLRKINRNRQPPDSGPMCDLLWSDPQAPDGRSVSKRGVSCQFGPDVTKRFLEQNQLDYIIRSHEMKSEGYEVTHNGQCITVFSAPNYCDQMGNKGAYIHLRGSDLKPEFHQFTAVPHPNVQPMAYANSLMQMGMM; encoded by the exons ATGGCGGGCGCGGCGGATTGCGACAGCGTGAAGATGGCAGAGGCGGAACGAAGCAGCGAAATGCTCAAGGAGAAGGCAAATAATTACTTTAAAG AGAAGGACTATGAGAATGCGATCAAGTATTATTCTGAAGCTGTGGAACTGAACCCTGACAATGCCATCTACTATGGGAATCGCAGCCTGGCTTACCTCCGCACAGAGTGCTACGGCTATGCCCTGGCAGACGCCACTCTCGCCCTGGAGCTCGACAAGAATTACATCAAGGGGTACTACCGGCGTGCCACCTCCAACATGGCATTGGGGAAGTTCAAAGCAGCGCTCAAGGACTATGAAACG GTAGTAAAAGTGCGACCCAATGACAAGGATGCCAAGCTGAAATACCAGGAGTGCAGTAAGATCGTCAAGCAGAAGGCGTTTGAACGAGCCATCGCCAGCGACGAGCTCAAGAGGTCGGTGGTGGATTCGCTGGACATTGAGAGCATGA CAATCGAGGAGGATTACTCGGGGCCCAAGCTGGATGAAGGGGGAAAGATCACAATGAAGTTCATGAAGGAGATGATGAGCTGGTTCAAGGGGCAGAAGAAACTGCACAGAAAGTGTGCCTATCAG attctGGTACAGGTGAAAGATCTTCTGTCCAAGCTTCCCAGTCTTGTAGAAATTACAATAAAAGAG acagagaagatcactATATGCGGTGACACACACGGACAGTTCTACGACCTGCTGAATATATTTGAACTTAATGGCTTGCCTTCTGAGACTAACCCCTAT CTCTTCAATGGGGACTTTGTGGACCGTGGCTCCTTCTCTGTGGAAGTGATCTTGACCCTGTTTGGTTTCAAGCTGCTGTTTCCAGACTGCTTCTACCTGCTCAGGG GGAACCACGAGACGGACAACATGAACCAGATGTACGGGTTCGAGGGTGAAGTGAAAGCAAAGTACACCCCGCAGATGTTTGAGCTGTTCAGCGAAGTGTTTCAGTGGCTGCCCCTGGCACAGTCCATCAACGGCAAAGTGCTG GTGATGCACGGGGGTCTTTTCAGCGAAGATGGGGTAACGCTGGACGACCTCAGGAAAATAAACAGGAACAGGCAGCCTCCAGATTCAG GGCCAATGTGTGATTTGCTCTGGTCTGACCCACAGGCTCCG GACGGCCGGTCGGTCAGTAAGCGAGGGGTCAGCTGTCAGTTCGGGCCGGACGTTACTAAGCGGTTCCTGGAGCAGAACCAGCTGGATTACATCATCCGCAGCCACGAGATGAAGTCCGAGGGGTATGAGGTCACACACAATGGGCAGTGCATCACCGTCTTCTCAGCGCCCAACTACTG CGACCAGATGGGGAACAAAGGTGCATATATCCACCTGCGGGGGTCAGACCTCAAACCCGAGTTCCACCAGTTCACAGCTGTG cctcaCCCGAATGTCCAGCCCATGGCCTACGCTAACTCACTGATGCAGATGGGAATGATGTAA
- the LOC117415110 gene encoding THAP domain-containing protein 5-like isoform X2 yields the protein MKRDNWVPSKHQHLCNEHFTPSCFDLRWGIRYLTSDAVPTVFDASDCHAKRKSSCSQRPSIPDKRPKTSSKTETSVAPTEKTATGLLEANEPNTVQVYTIAIDPSMPGQPVLVDAAHLAQSVSSGAVQAVLPLQGVPLAVRQEGEAFPLTLFQRLPLLSSGIDSDQSEAVIIPETSLPDPDSSVVVTEISGFLQEVQEVIMSSEGTCAAAVPPTVQGEPLAIENVSIDTVVKPSPSLPEEEGSSLQIIAYFETIPNTTVVASELPGYPTPSPTALNTVLSSALTLPIVSTLPIVSNQSASPRSLVMTVEKVDGCDLEDTTIGKELEEHRYHKNTLSTEQLEAVIVGLQKKVKILQQRHRRHLEKLIAMDTIVQQLKKENLVSEQKLRLLEMAYLQTNAVVSEPGETVAIICEEDNGTYVYAIQQSEENQESLIKVVGEQ from the exons ATGAAGAGGGATAACTGGGTCCCGTCCAAACACCAGCACCTCTGCAATGAACACTTCACCCCGAGCTGCTTTGACCTCCGCTGGGGCATCCGCTACCTGACCAGCGATGCCGTGCCCACTGTCTTTGACGCGTCTGATTGCCACGCA AAAAGGAAATCAAGTTGCAGTCAACGACCGAGCATCCCGGACAAAAGACCAAAAACATCCAGCAAGACTGAGACCTCTGTGGCTCCCACAGAAAAGACAGCTACCGGGCTTTTGGAAGCAAACGAGCCAAATACAGTGCAAGTTTACACCATAGCAATAGACCCCAGCATGCCAGGTCAGCCTGTGCTAGTGGACGCTGCCCATTTAGCTCAGAGCGTCTCTTCGGGTGCTGTGCAGGCTGTTTTGCCTTTGCAGGGGGTCCCATTAGCTGTGAGACAAGAAGGGGAAGCATTCCCCTTGACGCTTTTTCAAAGACTGCCCTTATTGAGCAGCGGAATAGATTCTGACCAATCAGAGGCCGTTATCATTCCAGAAACGTCCCTCCCTGACCCTGACAGTTCGGTAGTGGTCACAGAAATTTCCGGTTTCCTCCAGGAGGTGCAAGAAGTGATTATGAGCTCGGAAGGGACCTGCGCAGCGGCAGTGCCCCCTACAGTTCAGGGTGAGCCTCTCGCTATTGAAAACGTTTCCATCGATACCGTAGTGAAGCCGTCTCCCAGTCTCCCGGAAGAGGAGGGATCCTCCCTGCAGATTATCGCCTATTTTGAGACCATTCCCAACACCACAGTCGTTGCATCAGAGCTGCCTGGCTACCCAACCCCCAGCCCCACAGCCCTGAACACTGTTCTGTCGTCCGCACTGACCCTCCCCATCGTCTCCACCCTGCCCATCGTGTCCAATCAGAGCGCGTCCCCGCGCTCCCTGGTGATGACCGTGGAGAAGGTGGACGGCTGTGACCTGGAGGACACGACCATCGGGAAGGAGCTGGAAGAGCACAG GTATCATAAGAACACGCTGAGCACAGAGCAGCTGGAGGCTGTCATCGTGGGGCTCCAGAAGAAGGTGAAGATCCTGCAGCAGCGGCATCGTCGGCACTTGGAGAAACTGATCGCTATGGACACTATCGTCCAGCAACTGAAGAAGGAGAACCTTGTGTCCGAGCAGAAACTCAGACTGCTGGAGATG GCTTATCTTCAGACGAACGCTGTCGTTTCTGAACCAGGGGAGACAGTGGCGATCATTTGTGAGGAAGACAACGGCACCTACGTTTACGCCATCCAGCAGTCCGAAGAAAACCAGGAGAGTCTGATCAAGGTCGTCGGAGAGCAGTAA